The DNA region CAGATCGTGCTGGCCGCGCCGGAGTTGGACCCGGAATTGGAGGGCATAGTCGCATCAGGCCGTGCCATGCACCAAATGGGCCCAGTGACGGACACCACCTTCACCGGCGCGGCCATGGCGTTCATCGCCACCGGCTGCCCCGGCTGGGACGCGAGCGTGCACGCGCTGGCGCAGGCCGCGCGGTGTCCGGTGAACGTCGTGGACCGCCCCGACCTGTGCGACATCACCACGCCGTCGATTGTGGACCGTGACCCGGTGGTCGTGGCGATCGGCACGGAAGGAACCGCCCCGGTTCTGGGCCGCGAGATCAAGACCCGGGTCGAGCAGATGCTGCCGGTCAACATCGGCGGCTTGGCTGAGCTGGCAGGTCGCCTTCGCCCCGCCGTCACCGCGCAGGTCCCTCGCGCCAAGCGTCGCGCGTTTTGGGCCTGGGTGTTCAAAAGCACGCCCCGTACCACTTGGACGCGGGGTGCGGAACGGGACGGTGCGCGGATGATCAAGGAGGCCATCGCGCAGGGCGGCGCGCCTGACACGCAGACCAAGGGCTCCATCGCTTTGGTCGGTGCCGGACCCGGCGCGCGCGATCTGCTGACCCTGCGCGCGGTGGAGCGTCTGCAGGAGGCCGATGTCATCTTCTACGACCGCCTCGTCGATCCGGACGTGCTGGAACTGGCGCGCCGCGATGCCGAGAGGGTTTTCGTCGGCAAACACGTCGGCGCGCATGCCTGGCCGCAAGCGCAGATCAACGGGATGATCGTGGCGGAAGCCCTGAAGGGGCGCCGTGTCGTGCGGCTGAAATCCGGCGATCCGGGCATCTTTGGACGCGCAGGCGAAGAGATTGAGGCCGCTGAGACGGCAGACATCCCCATCGAGGTTGTGCCCGGCATCACCGCCGCCTCTGCCGCAAGTGCTGCCATGGGCCAAAGCCTGACTACGCGCGGGCGAACTGACACACTGGTGCTGGCAACCGGCACCGGCAATCCCGACGCGCCGCTCCCCGATTGCGTCCGCTTTGCAGGTCCCGGCACGACCACCGCAATCTATATGGGGGTCCGCCACGTGGACCGTATCTGCGCAGCCCTGCAGGCGCGGGGTTTCCCCGCAAACGCGATGATAGATGTGTGCGTTGACGTGGAAAAGTGCACGCAGCGCCTGTTGTCTGAACACGTGGCGACCCTGCCCATCCGCCTGAAAGCCGCGAAGATCGAGGGCTGCGCACTTCTACTGGTCAAATGGCCATTGGTTGAGCAAGCAAACGTAGCTCCGGAACCAATCCTGATAGACGCAATGGGCTGACGGAGCGCTCGGTCGGGGTACTAGCCCTTACGACGAAACGTCTTGCGAGCGCTCATCAGCGCCGGCCCATCGAGTTGGCGGAGCCGTGATCACGCGAGGTTTTTTTGCGCTGCCGCGATGATCAGGTTTCCGCCCTTCTCTTCAACGAACTCCAAGTTTCAGCGTCAGAAACACCACAAACAGTAGATTTTTGAAGAGGGCGCCTTGGCAGTTTCTGGCTTTGGATCAGGTCTGCGCGCCTTGCAAATTCAGCCAGTAACGTGTGTAGCGGCGTTCGCCGGTGCGCGTGACGGCACCAAGCTCAACGAGCTCTCGGAGGTCGCGTGTAGCAGTTGCCCGCGATGTCCCGGAGATCGAAATGTAGGTCTCTGCACTCAGGCCACCTTTGAACCCGTCCAGCCCCTCCCGAAACATCCGCTCGATCACCTTGGCCTGTCTGTCGTTGAGTACTTCGCGATGCCGGTCGTAGAAATGCGCCTTGGCAATGAAGAAGCCCACGCGGTCCAGGGTGACCTGCTGCGCTTCCAGAACGGCCTTTGCAAACCATACCAGCCAAGGCGCGACATTTAGCGTCTTCTGGTGCCGCTCAAGCTGAACGCCCTTCGTCTCGCATTCCGAGCGGATCTCTCGCCAAATGCGCAAGAAACTCGGCCGCTCACGAACCAGGTAGTAGCCCCGTAGGCGCGCAACGATGAGGTCTTCAACTTCTTGCGCGATGCGATGCGTTTCGATCCCGGCCTCGGCCCGTGACGGCCGGGCTCCAACGCCGCGGCTCGCCCATCGTTCTCGCGCAACCAGCGGCAAAGCGACCACGTATGGCTTTTGGCCAAACCGGGCTCGCAGGCAGCATCTCAGATTGCAGCACTGATCGGCTCGCCCCTCTTTTCGAGTTCGAGGATCGGTCGGAGTATTGAAGCTCGGTGTTTTGCAAGACGGTCGCTGACCACGCCAATCCCCTGCCTCAACTGCTCAACACTTATTCAAGGAACCAGCCTTAGGCTGAATAACGATACAGTATTGGAACTAAAGGCATAAAATAAAATTTAGAGCACACCCAACCACTGA from Jannaschia sp. CCS1 includes:
- the cysG gene encoding siroheme synthase CysG, with product MKSFPMFFRTSGRRVVIVGGGEQAAQKARLILKTDAQIVLAAPELDPELEGIVASGRAMHQMGPVTDTTFTGAAMAFIATGCPGWDASVHALAQAARCPVNVVDRPDLCDITTPSIVDRDPVVVAIGTEGTAPVLGREIKTRVEQMLPVNIGGLAELAGRLRPAVTAQVPRAKRRAFWAWVFKSTPRTTWTRGAERDGARMIKEAIAQGGAPDTQTKGSIALVGAGPGARDLLTLRAVERLQEADVIFYDRLVDPDVLELARRDAERVFVGKHVGAHAWPQAQINGMIVAEALKGRRVVRLKSGDPGIFGRAGEEIEAAETADIPIEVVPGITAASAASAAMGQSLTTRGRTDTLVLATGTGNPDAPLPDCVRFAGPGTTTAIYMGVRHVDRICAALQARGFPANAMIDVCVDVEKCTQRLLSEHVATLPIRLKAAKIEGCALLLVKWPLVEQANVAPEPILIDAMG